In Prosthecochloris sp. GSB1, the following proteins share a genomic window:
- a CDS encoding phosphatidylglycerophosphatase A family protein produces the protein MKDFIARFIGSCAGLGYVPFAPGTVTSLAAVLFFTVFPRFLQPEYALAGIALVCFAGIWSADIMEKRYGHDPSQVTIDELAGQWIALLFLPGGWITSALAFAAFRFFDIAKPEPVNSSQKLPGAWGIMADDLIAGIYANLSVRIALWLLSVFSIAPSL, from the coding sequence ATGAAGGACTTTATCGCCAGGTTCATTGGGAGCTGCGCCGGACTGGGCTATGTTCCATTCGCTCCGGGGACGGTCACCAGTCTCGCGGCGGTGCTGTTTTTCACGGTTTTTCCCCGGTTTCTGCAGCCAGAGTATGCGCTTGCGGGCATTGCGCTCGTTTGCTTCGCGGGAATCTGGTCGGCGGATATCATGGAGAAACGCTATGGTCACGATCCTTCGCAGGTGACGATCGACGAACTTGCCGGGCAATGGATAGCATTGCTGTTTCTGCCCGGAGGGTGGATCACCTCAGCGCTTGCCTTCGCGGCTTTCCGCTTTTTCGATATCGCAAAGCCCGAACCAGTCAATAGTTCCCAGAAACTGCCGGGCGCATGGGGGATCATGGCTGACGACCTGATCGCCGGAATTTACGCCAACCTTTCAGTGCGAATCGCGCTCTGGCTGCTGTCGGTGTTTTCGATTGCGCCGTCGTTGTAG